In Phaeobacter gallaeciensis DSM 26640, a genomic segment contains:
- a CDS encoding sensor histidine kinase NtrY-like, protein MAQRSHLRSAYGPFAALDRWRRTRRARNVGALGLVVLGPVLALSTFLIIGPFSQGVASLSLRLILLADLIYVLAVAALVLTQVGRLIAARRAKSAGSRLHLRLIGAFAFLALTPTVIVALFAGLTVNVGLEGWFSDRVRQVVGSSLAAAEAYQEQQQRDLSEDAVALARYIDNSRNRNFFISDGQLRQVLTQGQLQIQRGLQEAYVVDGAGTIRARGERSYEFDFEEPRAADISQASFEGATLIQDWDNSELRALVRLDAFVDRFLYVSRDVDGELLSLLDDTKETAHLYQQLESERGRVLFDFVLLYLGFAVILILAAMWLGMWFAERLSRPVGRLTIAARRVGAGNLNVQVPEDDGDDEISQLGRYFNQMTLELREQRDTLLENTHQIERRRRLFDSVLMSVTSGVVGLDSEGRVTFVNRSAERLLGWSGDRQSLALAVAVPEFGPLFQELTETGADVVQGEIKVTRQGQLENLLVRMSPRRSEEDRLEGYVVAFDDVTDLVSAQRMAAWGDVARRIAHEIKNPLTPIQLSAERIKRKFAPKLGEENSDLLQSMTDVIVRQTNDLRRIVDEFSKFARMPEPERREEDLVKLLREAVTLQKAGQPDLRIVADLPTQPMLTDLDATMVGQALTNLIKNAGEAVETLKQKGTVADLDPEIRIAVSPTKSGYEVTIADNGIGLPEDRARLFEPYVTTRDEGTGLGLPIVKKIIEEHGGTLTLEDAPVFDGQAHYGAMAVIRLPAAHEAADHPKSTVKAGLT, encoded by the coding sequence GTGGCGCAGAGGTCACATCTTCGCTCGGCATATGGGCCATTCGCGGCCCTTGACCGGTGGCGCAGAACGCGCAGGGCACGCAATGTTGGCGCGCTCGGGCTTGTTGTTCTGGGCCCGGTGCTGGCGCTTTCGACGTTTTTGATCATCGGCCCGTTTTCGCAAGGGGTGGCGTCGCTGTCGCTGCGGCTGATCCTGCTTGCGGATCTGATTTATGTGCTGGCTGTCGCGGCGCTTGTGCTGACGCAGGTGGGGCGTCTGATCGCGGCGCGCCGGGCCAAATCTGCTGGCTCCAGATTGCACCTGCGTTTGATCGGGGCCTTCGCCTTTCTGGCGCTGACGCCCACCGTGATTGTGGCGCTCTTTGCTGGGCTGACGGTTAATGTTGGCCTTGAAGGCTGGTTTTCTGACCGGGTGCGGCAGGTTGTGGGCAGCTCTCTGGCGGCGGCGGAGGCCTATCAGGAGCAGCAGCAGCGTGACCTGTCGGAAGATGCTGTGGCGCTGGCGCGCTATATCGACAACAGCCGCAACCGCAATTTTTTCATTAGTGACGGGCAGCTGCGCCAGGTGCTGACACAGGGGCAATTGCAGATCCAGCGTGGCTTGCAGGAGGCTTATGTGGTGGATGGCGCCGGTACCATCCGGGCGCGTGGTGAACGGTCATATGAGTTCGACTTTGAGGAACCGCGTGCGGCAGATATCAGCCAGGCCTCGTTTGAAGGGGCCACCCTGATCCAGGACTGGGACAACAGCGAACTGCGCGCACTGGTGCGGCTGGATGCGTTTGTCGATCGGTTTCTCTATGTCAGCCGGGATGTGGACGGCGAATTGCTGAGCCTCCTGGATGACACCAAGGAAACTGCGCATCTCTACCAGCAGCTGGAGAGCGAGCGGGGGCGGGTGCTGTTTGACTTTGTCCTGCTGTATCTTGGCTTTGCTGTGATCCTGATCCTGGCGGCGATGTGGCTGGGCATGTGGTTTGCTGAGCGGCTGTCACGCCCGGTCGGTCGTCTGACCATTGCGGCGCGGCGCGTCGGGGCAGGCAACCTGAATGTGCAGGTGCCAGAGGACGATGGCGATGACGAGATTTCGCAACTGGGCCGCTACTTCAACCAGATGACGCTGGAGCTGCGAGAACAACGCGACACGCTGCTGGAAAACACCCATCAGATTGAACGCCGCCGACGGTTGTTTGATTCCGTGCTGATGTCGGTGACCTCTGGCGTGGTTGGGCTGGATTCCGAGGGGCGCGTCACCTTTGTAAACCGATCTGCGGAGCGGCTGCTGGGCTGGAGCGGTGATCGCCAGTCGCTGGCTCTGGCAGTGGCCGTGCCAGAGTTCGGACCGTTGTTTCAGGAATTAACCGAAACTGGCGCTGATGTGGTGCAGGGCGAGATCAAAGTGACCCGTCAAGGGCAGCTGGAGAACCTCCTGGTGCGGATGTCCCCCCGGCGGAGCGAGGAAGACCGGCTTGAGGGCTATGTGGTGGCCTTTGACGATGTCACGGATCTGGTCAGTGCGCAGCGGATGGCGGCCTGGGGCGATGTCGCACGCCGGATCGCCCATGAGATCAAGAACCCGCTGACACCGATCCAGTTGAGCGCGGAGCGCATCAAACGCAAATTTGCGCCGAAATTGGGCGAGGAAAACAGTGACCTCCTACAATCCATGACAGATGTGATTGTGCGTCAAACCAATGACTTGCGCCGGATTGTTGATGAATTTTCCAAATTTGCCCGCATGCCGGAACCCGAGCGGCGCGAGGAAGATCTGGTGAAGCTGCTGCGCGAGGCGGTGACGCTGCAAAAGGCAGGTCAGCCCGATCTGCGCATTGTCGCGGATCTGCCAACGCAACCGATGCTGACAGATCTGGACGCGACGATGGTTGGTCAGGCTTTGACCAACCTAATCAAGAATGCGGGCGAAGCCGTTGAAACACTGAAACAAAAAGGTACTGTTGCGGATCTTGATCCGGAAATCCGCATTGCTGTAAGTCCGACGAAATCCGGCTATGAGGTCACCATCGCCGACAATGGTATCGGTCTGCCAGAAGACCGCGCCCGGTTGTTTGAACCCTATGTGACCACCCGCGACGAAGGCACAGGGCTTGGCCTGCCGATCGTCAAGAAAATTATCGAAGAACACGGCGGAACACTGACGCTGGAAGATGCACCAGTATTCGACGGTCAGGCCCACTATGGGGCCATGGCTGTGATCCGCCTACCTGCTGCACATGAGGCAGCAGACCATCCTAAGAGTACAGTGAAAGCAGGTCTGACATGA
- a CDS encoding sigma-54-dependent Fis family transcriptional regulator translates to MDGTVLVADDDRTIRTVLTQALTRAGCKVHATSSLTTLMRWVGEGKGDVVISDVMMPDGNGLEMLPKIADDRPGLPVIVISAQNTIMTAIKAAEAEAYDYLPKPFDLPELMKRTAKALTERRSGQGALRAVTQTGVTPDGAETANESHEDLPLVGRTEVMQTLYRLIARVMNTDIPLLITGESGTGKSLIARSMHDLSDRRTLPFVRAEAADLASLEGPAQLLAEVRGGTLLLDELADLSEEAQARVVRMMDAPGDHQPRFIATSQQNLTAAMEAGTLRQDLYYRISGTELPVPALRARVDDISLLCAHFLTRAENEGAPHRRLSEAAREPLRQFPWPGNVRQLENVVRRLALTARSEEISLDEVTAALGAQSGGEPMAAAGGALSSEKLSESVARHLQRYFDLHGDMLPPPGLYARLMREVETPLIEISLAMTGGNQAKCADLLGINRNTLRKKITDLDIEVTRRRKLM, encoded by the coding sequence ATGGACGGCACCGTTCTGGTCGCAGATGACGATCGCACAATTCGCACGGTCTTGACCCAGGCTCTGACGCGCGCCGGATGTAAGGTTCATGCGACCTCCTCCCTGACGACGCTGATGCGCTGGGTGGGAGAGGGCAAAGGCGATGTCGTGATCTCCGATGTGATGATGCCGGATGGCAACGGGCTGGAAATGCTGCCGAAGATTGCCGATGACCGGCCCGGGCTGCCGGTGATTGTGATTTCGGCGCAGAACACCATCATGACCGCGATCAAGGCCGCTGAAGCTGAGGCTTATGATTATTTGCCGAAACCCTTTGATCTGCCGGAGCTGATGAAGCGAACGGCGAAGGCGCTGACCGAAAGGCGGAGCGGGCAGGGGGCATTGCGCGCAGTTACACAGACTGGCGTCACGCCGGATGGGGCGGAGACGGCGAACGAGAGCCATGAGGACCTGCCGCTGGTCGGGCGCACTGAGGTGATGCAAACGCTCTACCGGCTGATCGCCCGGGTGATGAACACTGATATACCTTTGCTAATCACAGGTGAAAGCGGCACCGGAAAATCACTGATCGCCCGGTCGATGCATGATCTGTCAGACCGCCGCACTTTGCCATTTGTCCGGGCGGAGGCGGCCGATCTCGCGTCACTTGAAGGTCCGGCACAGTTGCTGGCTGAGGTCCGTGGAGGGACGCTTTTGCTGGATGAGCTGGCGGACCTGTCGGAGGAGGCGCAGGCCCGCGTGGTGCGGATGATGGATGCGCCAGGGGATCATCAGCCCCGGTTCATTGCCACCAGTCAGCAGAATCTCACTGCGGCGATGGAGGCTGGCACGCTGCGACAGGACCTCTACTACCGGATCAGCGGAACCGAGCTGCCAGTGCCTGCGCTACGTGCCCGCGTTGATGATATTTCTCTGCTGTGCGCGCATTTCCTGACGCGTGCTGAGAACGAGGGCGCGCCGCACCGACGGCTGAGCGAGGCCGCACGTGAGCCCCTGCGGCAGTTTCCATGGCCGGGCAATGTCCGCCAGTTGGAAAACGTGGTGCGCCGTCTGGCGCTGACAGCCCGCAGTGAAGAGATCAGCCTCGATGAAGTCACCGCCGCGCTGGGCGCACAATCGGGCGGTGAGCCGATGGCGGCGGCAGGCGGCGCACTCAGCAGTGAAAAACTGTCGGAATCAGTGGCGCGCCATCTCCAGCGTTATTTTGATTTGCACGGCGATATGCTGCCGCCGCCGGGACTATATGCTCGCCTGATGCGCGAGGTGGAGACCCCGTTGATTGAAATATCGCTCGCAATGACTGGTGGAAATCAGGCAAAATGTGCGGATTTACTTGGTATTAACCGCAATACGCTGCGCAAGAAGATCACAGATCTTGATATTGAGGTGACACGCCGTCGCAAACTGATGTAA
- a CDS encoding two-component system sensor histidine kinase NtrB, with protein MTGHLGGTPEGATGWTGADSALWASLPVPAFVIDPEARIEDVNSAGEGFLNTSRKALLGKTIWQHVIIAPAIDEAVARARDNGTPLFVNDIDVGAPGRAPLQCNVQVARVQGVEGRMLILLSPRELAGRLTQNHSAKSAAQSAIGMAEMLAHEIKNPLAGITGAAQLLSMGLSGDDLELTDLIVSESRRIVKLLEQVEQFGNLSIPAFQEVNLHDVLDRARRSALLGFGAQMTIIEDYDPSLPMAWGDGDQLLQVVLNLLKNAAEAADPGGGTIRIRTFYEHSFRLRRSDGSGKLLPLQIEISDDGPGLPDAIRDDIFDPFVSGRENGTGLGLALVSKIIADHQGWISVNSEPGQTVFRLSLSRVPTAPRPVPIPNAPQQE; from the coding sequence ATGACCGGGCATCTGGGTGGGACACCGGAGGGGGCAACAGGGTGGACCGGGGCCGATAGTGCACTTTGGGCCTCGTTGCCTGTGCCGGCCTTTGTGATTGATCCGGAGGCCCGGATCGAAGATGTGAATTCCGCCGGTGAAGGGTTTCTCAATACCTCGCGCAAGGCGCTGCTGGGGAAGACGATCTGGCAACATGTGATCATTGCCCCCGCCATCGACGAGGCGGTTGCGCGTGCCCGCGACAATGGCACGCCCCTGTTTGTCAATGACATCGATGTTGGTGCGCCAGGGCGCGCGCCGCTGCAATGCAATGTACAGGTGGCGCGGGTGCAGGGCGTTGAGGGGCGGATGCTGATCCTGCTCTCCCCGCGTGAACTGGCCGGGCGGCTGACGCAGAACCACTCCGCCAAATCCGCCGCGCAATCTGCCATCGGTATGGCAGAGATGCTGGCCCATGAGATCAAGAACCCGCTGGCAGGGATCACCGGGGCTGCGCAGCTGTTGTCGATGGGGCTGTCGGGCGATGATCTGGAGCTGACCGATCTGATCGTCAGCGAAAGCCGACGTATTGTGAAGCTGTTGGAGCAGGTGGAGCAATTCGGCAATCTCTCCATCCCGGCCTTTCAGGAGGTCAATCTTCACGATGTGCTGGACCGCGCGCGCCGCTCGGCGCTTTTGGGTTTTGGCGCGCAGATGACAATTATCGAGGATTATGATCCCTCCCTCCCGATGGCCTGGGGGGATGGGGACCAGCTGTTGCAGGTGGTACTGAACCTTCTGAAGAACGCAGCAGAGGCTGCGGATCCGGGGGGCGGAACCATTCGGATCCGTACGTTTTACGAGCATTCCTTCCGACTGCGCCGCAGTGACGGGTCCGGCAAGCTGTTGCCGCTGCAGATTGAGATTTCAGATGATGGCCCCGGCCTGCCTGACGCGATCCGCGATGATATCTTTGATCCCTTTGTCTCTGGGCGGGAGAATGGCACTGGATTGGGGTTGGCGCTGGTCAGTAAGATCATTGCCGATCACCAGGGCTGGATCTCAGTCAATTCTGAACCTGGCCAGACGGTTTTTCGACTGTCACTGTCGCGCGTGCCGACCGCACCGCGTCCCGTACCCATCCCAAACGCCCCACAGCAGGAGTAG
- the dusB gene encoding tRNA dihydrouridine synthase DusB — MSFTLGSTSLTPPIALAPMAGITDRPFRDLVRSFGVGLMVSEMVASQEMVQAKPGVRERAELSADVENTAVQIAGRDAYWMAEAARQVESRGAKVIDINMGCPAKKVTNGYSGSALLKTPDHALSLIEAVVTAVSVPVTLKTRLGWDDDSLNAADVARRAQDAGVQMVTIHGRTRCQFYKGSADWEAISGVKAALTVPLLANGDIVDTASARRALAQSGADGVMIGRGAQGKPWLLAEVAHDLWGSAAPDIPSGADLVQMVSAHYEAMIAFYGTDLGLRVARKHLGWYMDEAATPAPLRREVLTAKDPKAVLKLLPDALAGGAGPDCSPDLAGGQAA, encoded by the coding sequence TTGTCCTTTACTCTCGGTTCCACTTCTCTGACACCTCCCATCGCGCTCGCGCCGATGGCCGGAATCACGGATCGTCCCTTTCGAGATCTGGTGCGCAGCTTTGGTGTTGGGCTGATGGTGAGCGAAATGGTCGCCAGTCAGGAGATGGTACAGGCCAAGCCCGGCGTACGCGAACGGGCAGAACTGAGCGCCGATGTTGAGAATACCGCCGTGCAGATTGCCGGGCGCGATGCCTATTGGATGGCTGAGGCCGCGCGGCAGGTGGAGAGCCGCGGTGCCAAAGTCATCGATATCAATATGGGCTGCCCCGCCAAGAAGGTGACCAATGGCTATTCCGGTTCTGCCCTGCTGAAGACGCCAGACCACGCGCTGTCGCTGATTGAGGCGGTGGTGACTGCGGTTTCGGTGCCGGTCACGCTGAAGACTCGGCTTGGCTGGGACGACGATAGCCTCAACGCCGCTGATGTGGCCCGCCGTGCGCAGGATGCGGGCGTGCAGATGGTCACCATTCATGGCCGCACCCGCTGTCAGTTCTACAAGGGAAGCGCGGACTGGGAGGCGATTTCTGGGGTGAAGGCGGCGCTGACCGTGCCGCTGCTGGCCAATGGCGATATTGTCGATACGGCAAGCGCACGTCGCGCGCTGGCCCAGTCCGGCGCGGATGGTGTGATGATCGGTCGTGGCGCGCAGGGTAAACCCTGGCTGCTGGCCGAAGTGGCACATGACCTCTGGGGCAGCGCCGCCCCCGATATTCCCTCCGGTGCGGATCTGGTTCAGATGGTCAGCGCCCACTATGAGGCGATGATCGCGTTCTATGGTACTGATCTGGGTCTGCGGGTCGCCCGCAAGCATCTGGGCTGGTATATGGATGAAGCGGCCACTCCGGCGCCGCTGCGCCGCGAGGTGCTCACGGCCAAAGACCCTAAGGCGGTGCTGAAGCTATTGCCTGATGCGCTGGCCGGTGGCGCTGGGCCGGATTGCAGCCCCGACCTTGCGGGAGGGCAGGCAGCATGA
- a CDS encoding bifunctional 2-C-methyl-D-erythritol 4-phosphate cytidylyltransferase/2-C-methyl-D-erythritol 2,4-cyclodiphosphate synthase: protein MPSDLPSSATAPSSGTPRIAALIVAAGKGLRAGGGLAKQWRPLAGRRVIDWTLDAFLSAGVDRIALVLSPEDQDRWQEFSNRDGILLTAGGSTRAQSVANGLDLLRDHNIDRVLIHDAARPCVSARVIGEVVAALDTHLAAAPALAVTDALWRGGDGYVTGTEDRNGLFAAQTPQGFHLSHIHAAHQQLAANGGDAADDVEVARQAGIDVAIIPGDPDNIKITRPEDFDRAARNLGGDMDVRLGNGYDVHRFGPGDEVVLCGVPVAHDRGLQGHSDADVGLHAITDALYGALAEGDIGRHFPPSDPQWKGAASDIFLRHAAELTRSKGYQISNVDCTLVCEFPKITPHAPAMRAAVAEILSIDLSRVSIKATTSERLGFTGRGEGIAAIATACVVKP, encoded by the coding sequence ATGCCATCTGATCTGCCCTCTTCAGCCACCGCCCCATCTTCAGGCACCCCTCGGATCGCGGCGCTGATTGTCGCCGCAGGCAAGGGGCTGCGTGCAGGCGGCGGGTTAGCAAAGCAATGGCGCCCGCTGGCGGGGCGCCGGGTGATCGACTGGACATTGGATGCGTTTCTGAGTGCAGGGGTTGACCGGATCGCCCTCGTACTCTCGCCGGAAGACCAGGACCGCTGGCAGGAGTTTTCCAACCGCGATGGGATATTGCTCACCGCCGGTGGGTCCACACGGGCGCAATCGGTGGCCAATGGGCTAGACTTGCTAAGAGATCACAACATCGACCGGGTGCTGATCCATGACGCCGCGCGCCCCTGTGTCTCTGCACGCGTGATCGGTGAGGTGGTGGCCGCGCTTGACACCCATCTGGCCGCCGCCCCGGCGCTGGCCGTGACGGATGCGCTCTGGCGTGGGGGCGATGGCTATGTCACCGGCACAGAAGACCGCAATGGGCTGTTTGCCGCGCAGACACCGCAGGGGTTCCACCTGTCCCATATCCACGCCGCCCATCAGCAGCTTGCGGCAAATGGCGGTGACGCCGCCGATGATGTGGAGGTTGCCCGCCAAGCAGGGATTGACGTTGCCATCATTCCGGGCGACCCAGACAATATCAAAATCACCCGCCCGGAGGATTTCGACCGGGCTGCGCGCAATTTAGGGGGCGACATGGATGTAAGGCTTGGCAATGGCTATGATGTTCACCGGTTTGGGCCGGGGGATGAGGTCGTGCTCTGCGGGGTGCCGGTGGCCCATGATCGCGGCCTTCAGGGCCATTCCGACGCCGATGTCGGGCTGCATGCCATTACCGACGCCCTCTATGGGGCGCTGGCAGAGGGCGACATTGGCCGCCACTTCCCCCCGTCTGACCCGCAGTGGAAAGGCGCGGCCAGCGATATCTTCCTGCGCCACGCCGCAGAGCTGACGCGTTCCAAGGGCTATCAGATTTCCAATGTGGACTGCACGCTGGTCTGCGAATTCCCCAAGATCACCCCCCACGCCCCCGCCATGCGCGCCGCCGTGGCGGAGATCCTGTCGATTGATCTCTCGCGCGTCTCGATCAAGGCGACCACGTCCGAACGGCTCGGATTCACCGGGCGCGGCGAAGGCATTGCCGCCATTGCCACGGCCTGCGTGGTGAAACCATGA
- a CDS encoding phosphatidylglycerophosphatase A family protein: MKRSRLAFLIGTVGGVGYLRPAPGTWGSLAALPLAFVLHQLGGFLLLALATVICMVVGVWAAEAMTRNRDNMDPSEFVLDEVAGQFVALWAISYPAWAHDIAITALWPGWIAAFVLFRLFDIWKPGPVGWADRQKGATGVMMDDIIAGILAAIGVAALAGFSHGVLGL, from the coding sequence ATGAAACGGTCGCGCCTCGCCTTTCTGATCGGCACCGTCGGCGGCGTCGGCTACCTGCGCCCTGCCCCCGGCACCTGGGGTTCTCTGGCAGCCCTTCCCTTGGCGTTTGTCCTGCACCAGCTGGGCGGCTTTCTCCTGCTGGCGCTGGCCACTGTCATCTGCATGGTCGTCGGCGTCTGGGCCGCCGAGGCAATGACCCGCAACCGTGACAACATGGACCCCTCCGAATTTGTACTGGATGAGGTCGCAGGCCAATTCGTCGCCCTTTGGGCGATCTCTTACCCCGCTTGGGCCCATGATATTGCGATCACCGCGCTCTGGCCGGGCTGGATTGCGGCCTTTGTGCTGTTCCGGCTGTTCGACATCTGGAAGCCCGGCCCCGTCGGCTGGGCCGACCGCCAGAAGGGCGCCACTGGCGTAATGATGGACGACATTATCGCCGGTATCCTTGCGGCAATCGGCGTGGCCGCCCTTGCAGGCTTTTCTCATGGCGTGCTTGGTCTCTAA
- a CDS encoding CinA family protein: MDTTDIIRKASAKGHTLATAESCTAGMIAAALTDVPGSSAVVDRGYVTYSNQAKMDMLGVSAATLDAVGAVSEEVAVEMAEGALSRAGTSFAVAVTGIAGPGGSEHKPEGRVCFALAGRGRKTHVETIDFGPLGRDGVRCATRDHALNLIGQALSAPLCA, from the coding sequence TTGGACACGACAGACATTATCCGCAAGGCCAGCGCCAAAGGGCACACCCTTGCCACCGCCGAAAGCTGTACCGCCGGCATGATCGCTGCGGCCCTCACCGATGTGCCCGGATCCTCCGCGGTGGTGGACCGGGGCTATGTCACCTATTCAAATCAGGCCAAGATGGACATGCTGGGGGTCTCCGCCGCCACTCTGGATGCCGTGGGCGCCGTCAGCGAGGAAGTCGCTGTCGAGATGGCCGAAGGTGCGCTGAGCCGCGCGGGCACATCTTTCGCCGTCGCAGTAACCGGCATTGCTGGCCCCGGCGGATCAGAGCACAAGCCCGAAGGCCGCGTCTGTTTTGCCCTCGCAGGCAGAGGCCGCAAAACCCATGTGGAAACCATCGACTTTGGCCCCCTTGGGCGCGACGGTGTGCGCTGTGCCACACGCGACCATGCGCTCAACCTGATCGGACAGGCGCTCTCAGCCCCCCTGTGCGCGTGA
- a CDS encoding ammonium transporter produces MNAADTAWIIVATALVLFMTLPGLALFYGGLVRARNVLSVFMQCYAIACLMSVLWLAFGYSIAFGGGTSGIWGGLGKMFMSGVTADSLSGTLPEVLFFAFQMTFAIITPALIVGAYVERVGFGFVLVFSGLWMLLCYAPVVHWIWGGGMLADGGIFGEVGVRDFAGGIVVHETAGLAALIIAVFLGPRKNRTTPPHNPGYVFIGAAMLWVGWFGFNGGSQLAADGGAAMALTVTHISAATASLTWALWEKIKYGKASMVGLVTGTIAGLASITPASGFVGPVEALVIGAVAGILCQEAVNLVRNVLKIDDTLDVFAVHGVGGIFGTIMIAVFGAGSWFAQLGGLAIVGIFTAVVTVVLVKITAAITPLRVDLETETNGLDITVHGERAYDMTS; encoded by the coding sequence ATGAACGCAGCCGATACAGCTTGGATTATCGTGGCCACGGCCCTTGTCCTCTTTATGACATTGCCGGGGCTTGCCCTGTTTTACGGCGGCCTTGTCCGTGCCCGAAATGTGCTCAGCGTGTTTATGCAATGTTATGCCATTGCCTGTTTGATGAGCGTTCTGTGGCTCGCCTTTGGCTATTCCATTGCCTTTGGTGGCGGCACTTCAGGTATCTGGGGCGGCCTGGGCAAGATGTTCATGTCCGGCGTCACCGCCGACAGCCTCTCCGGCACACTGCCTGAAGTCCTGTTCTTTGCCTTCCAGATGACCTTCGCCATCATCACGCCCGCGCTGATCGTCGGTGCCTATGTCGAACGGGTCGGCTTTGGCTTTGTGCTGGTGTTCTCCGGTCTCTGGATGCTCCTGTGCTACGCACCCGTCGTACATTGGATCTGGGGCGGCGGCATGCTGGCCGATGGCGGTATCTTTGGTGAAGTCGGCGTGCGCGACTTTGCCGGTGGCATCGTGGTGCATGAAACCGCAGGTCTGGCCGCGCTGATCATCGCGGTCTTCCTTGGCCCACGCAAGAACCGCACCACCCCGCCGCATAACCCCGGCTATGTCTTCATCGGGGCGGCTATGCTCTGGGTTGGGTGGTTCGGCTTCAACGGTGGCTCGCAGCTGGCCGCAGACGGTGGCGCGGCGATGGCGCTGACCGTCACCCATATCTCTGCCGCCACCGCCTCGCTGACCTGGGCGCTGTGGGAGAAGATCAAATACGGCAAGGCGTCCATGGTCGGCCTCGTCACCGGCACCATTGCGGGCCTTGCCTCCATCACGCCAGCCTCCGGTTTTGTCGGCCCGGTCGAGGCGCTGGTGATCGGCGCCGTTGCAGGCATCCTCTGCCAGGAGGCCGTGAACCTTGTGCGCAATGTTCTGAAGATCGACGACACGCTGGATGTCTTTGCGGTGCACGGCGTCGGTGGCATCTTTGGTACCATCATGATCGCGGTCTTTGGTGCAGGTAGCTGGTTCGCACAGCTTGGCGGCCTCGCGATTGTCGGCATCTTTACCGCCGTCGTGACCGTCGTTCTGGTCAAGATCACCGCCGCGATCACCCCGCTGCGCGTCGACCTGGAGACCGAGACGAACGGTCTGGATATCACCGTCCACGGCGAACGCGCCTATGACATGACCAGTTGA
- a CDS encoding type II toxin-antitoxin system RatA family toxin — translation MPTHSETRPMPYTAQQMYDLVADVGDYPKFLPWCAAARIRSRVPQGAAEVMEADLVISFKVFRERFGSRVTLFAEEKKIDTEYLDGPFRYMKSNWAFADREDGGCDVSFFVDFEFKNAVLQGIIGVVFNEAMQRIVRAFERRAAELYT, via the coding sequence ATGCCTACCCATTCAGAAACCCGGCCAATGCCTTACACGGCTCAGCAGATGTATGATCTGGTGGCTGATGTCGGGGATTACCCTAAGTTTCTGCCCTGGTGTGCGGCCGCGCGTATTCGCAGCCGGGTGCCGCAGGGGGCGGCGGAGGTGATGGAGGCGGATCTGGTGATCTCCTTCAAGGTGTTTCGTGAACGTTTCGGCAGCCGTGTTACGCTGTTCGCCGAAGAGAAGAAAATCGACACGGAATATCTGGATGGTCCGTTTCGCTACATGAAGTCCAATTGGGCCTTTGCTGACCGCGAGGACGGCGGATGTGATGTGTCGTTCTTTGTTGATTTTGAATTCAAGAACGCGGTATTGCAGGGCATCATTGGTGTTGTTTTCAACGAGGCGATGCAGCGGATCGTGCGTGCCTTTGAACGTCGCGCGGCGGAGCTATATACCTGA
- the hpt gene encoding hypoxanthine phosphoribosyltransferase gives MTQRPYVIDVMISAKAIAARIEELCAEIQKEFEGTDKLVVVGLLRGSFVFIADLVRELDLPIEVDFLEASSYGDAMESSREVRILKDLRGAIEGRDVLVVEDIVDTGHTLNHVTHLLRSRQPARLKSIALLDKPSRREVDFRSDWIGFEIPDEFVVGYGIDYAQRNRNLPFIGKVRFTEDS, from the coding sequence ATGACACAGCGGCCATATGTCATCGATGTGATGATCTCAGCCAAGGCTATTGCAGCCCGGATCGAAGAGCTTTGCGCCGAGATCCAGAAGGAATTTGAAGGCACCGACAAACTAGTGGTGGTGGGGCTCTTGCGCGGCAGCTTCGTCTTTATCGCCGACCTTGTGCGGGAACTGGATCTGCCGATCGAAGTCGATTTCCTTGAGGCTTCCTCCTACGGGGATGCGATGGAAAGCAGTCGGGAGGTCCGCATTCTCAAAGACTTGCGCGGCGCTATTGAAGGGCGCGACGTGCTGGTGGTTGAGGATATCGTCGACACTGGCCATACGCTGAACCACGTGACGCATCTGTTGCGCAGCCGCCAACCAGCACGGTTGAAATCCATCGCCCTGCTGGACAAACCATCGCGCCGTGAAGTGGATTTCCGCTCTGACTGGATTGGCTTTGAGATCCCGGATGAATTTGTCGTCGGCTATGGAATCGATTACGCGCAGCGCAACCGCAACCTGCCCTTTATCGGCAAGGTCCGCTTTACCGAAGACAGCTGA